A single genomic interval of Homo sapiens chromosome 15, GRCh38.p14 Primary Assembly harbors:
- the MEF2A gene encoding myocyte-specific enhancer factor 2A isoform 14 (isoform 14 is encoded by transcript variant 27), protein MGRKKIQITRIMDERNRQNTQRISSSQATQPLATPVVSVTTPSLPPQGLVYSAMPTAYNTDYSLTSADLSALQGFNSPGMLSLGQVSAWQQHHLGQAALSSLVAGGQLSQGSNLSINTNQNISIKSEPISPPRDRMTPSGFQQQQQQQQQQQPPPPPQPQPQPPQPQPRQEMGRSPVDSLSSSSSSYDGSDREDPRGDFHSPIVLGRPPNTEDRESPSVKRMRMDAWVT, encoded by the exons AATACCCAGAGGATCAGTAGTTCTCAAGCCACTCAACCTCTTGCTACCCCAGTCGTGTCTGTGACAACCCCAAGCTTGCCTCCGCAAGGACTTGTGTACTCAGCAATGCCGACTGCCTACAACACTG ATTATTCACTGACCAGCGCTGACCTGTCAGCCCTTCAAGGCTTCAACTCGCCAGGAATGCTGTCGCTGGGACAGGTGTCGGCCTGGCAGCAGCACCACCTAGGACAAGCAGCCCTCAGCTCTCTTGT tgctGGAGGGCAGTTATCTCAGGGTTCCAATTTATCCATTAATACCAACCAAAACATCAGCATCAAGTCCGAACCGATTTCACCTCCTCGGGATCGTATGACCCCATCGGgcttccagcagcagcagcagcagcagcagcagcagcagccgccgcCACCACCGCAGCCCCAGCCACAACCCCCGCAGCCCCAGCCCCGACAGGAAATGGGGCGCTCCCCTGTGGACAGTCTGAGCAGCTCTAGTAGCTCCTATGATGGCAGTGATCGGGAGGATCCACGGGGCGACTTCCATTCTCCAATTGTGCTTGGCCGACCCCCAAACACTGAGGACAGAGAAAGCCCTTCTGTAAAGCGAATGAGGATGGACGCGTGGGTGACCTAA